The following proteins are encoded in a genomic region of Sorangiineae bacterium MSr12523:
- a CDS encoding PrsW family intramembrane metalloprotease, which yields MNHAPYRWLLWLSTAWMLCLFCAGCGELQLAQTNDVELVYTAPAATTDTVARVRARLGAARVAADVREKDGEIRVTVDRDFAETADTYLRWRGGVTLHRIDEEGKPLEPPLVDFAHRIARVETSRHGHDLTIFTTVTMRVPPKEPLAIVLAGKTLATQRIENAPSFTVSFGDDLDSYARADRARMLLSSPPLPGLTQVATREVPPRWGVGLLGLVLPILLSVGWLSFVRRFDRARPEPGWLVGVTFALGGVSALLAGVLQYGLIHLSPYLHPTTMTFGGQLVAAPLALLVFTAVVGLTEEGSKWLGVWSFARHRREFDEPVDGIVYAVASSLGFAAVENIRYFALGRLATGLVVLRAFTSLPAHMFFGAIWGYALGRKLVAPRTSTLKFVLLAALLHGAYDTFLSVHRLEYATLLLHLVLTTLFVVLLRRALRRGVIVPGGEVPESSRRLSFALGSRKIFAVWAISLHLVAVAIVALGLYFDARSQSVNLAFLTAGTGLLILFAVAAHGLVATLPLEAVVDEHGVTFGGASRSWDEIRSFDRYRAPLSLGVVGEAYEIVVHSSKGPLRIGPGSDDATTTLAACLSSFIRSQ from the coding sequence ATGAATCACGCACCCTACCGCTGGTTACTTTGGCTTTCCACTGCGTGGATGCTTTGTCTTTTCTGCGCCGGCTGCGGGGAGCTTCAGCTCGCGCAGACCAACGACGTGGAGCTCGTTTACACGGCGCCGGCCGCCACGACGGATACCGTCGCGCGGGTGCGGGCCCGGCTCGGAGCGGCACGGGTCGCGGCCGATGTTCGCGAAAAGGACGGCGAGATCCGCGTCACGGTGGACCGCGATTTCGCCGAGACGGCCGACACCTATCTGCGTTGGCGCGGGGGCGTGACCCTGCACCGCATCGACGAGGAGGGAAAGCCACTCGAGCCGCCGCTGGTCGACTTCGCACACCGGATCGCACGCGTGGAGACGTCGCGCCACGGGCACGATCTGACGATCTTCACCACGGTGACGATGCGCGTGCCGCCGAAGGAGCCGTTGGCCATCGTACTCGCGGGCAAGACTCTCGCGACGCAGCGGATCGAGAATGCCCCTTCGTTCACCGTCTCGTTCGGCGACGACCTCGATTCCTACGCGCGCGCCGACCGTGCGCGCATGCTCCTGAGCAGCCCGCCCCTGCCCGGGCTCACGCAAGTTGCGACCCGGGAGGTTCCACCGCGCTGGGGCGTTGGCCTCTTGGGGCTCGTGCTGCCAATCCTGCTCTCCGTCGGGTGGCTCTCGTTCGTGCGCCGCTTCGATCGTGCGCGCCCCGAGCCGGGGTGGCTCGTCGGCGTCACCTTCGCGCTGGGCGGCGTGAGCGCCCTTCTCGCGGGGGTGCTTCAATATGGACTTATCCATCTAAGTCCCTATCTGCACCCCACGACCATGACCTTCGGCGGCCAGCTCGTGGCTGCGCCGCTGGCCCTGCTCGTCTTCACCGCCGTGGTCGGGCTCACCGAGGAAGGCTCCAAATGGCTCGGCGTGTGGTCGTTCGCGCGGCACCGGCGCGAGTTCGACGAGCCGGTCGACGGCATCGTCTACGCCGTGGCGTCGTCGCTGGGGTTCGCCGCGGTGGAGAACATTCGCTATTTCGCCCTGGGGCGGCTCGCCACGGGGCTCGTGGTGCTGCGCGCCTTCACCAGCCTTCCGGCGCACATGTTCTTCGGCGCCATCTGGGGTTACGCGCTCGGGCGCAAGCTCGTGGCACCCCGCACGAGCACGCTGAAGTTCGTGCTGCTCGCAGCCCTTTTGCACGGGGCGTACGACACGTTCCTCTCGGTGCACCGCCTCGAGTACGCGACCTTGCTGCTGCACCTCGTCCTCACGACGCTGTTCGTCGTGCTCCTGCGGCGTGCGCTCCGCCGCGGCGTGATCGTGCCGGGCGGCGAGGTGCCCGAGTCATCACGGCGGCTCTCGTTTGCGCTGGGCTCGCGGAAGATTTTCGCCGTGTGGGCGATTTCGCTCCACCTGGTGGCGGTGGCCATCGTCGCCTTGGGCCTCTACTTCGACGCGCGCAGCCAGAGCGTGAACCTCGCCTTTCTGACGGCGGGCACCGGCCTTCTCATTCTGTTCGCGGTGGCGGCGCACGGCCTCGTGGCGACCTTGCCGCTCGAGGCCGTGGTCGACGAACACGGCGTCACCTTCGGCGGGGCGAGCCGCTCGTGGGACGAGATCCGCAGCTTCGACCGCTACCGCGCGCCACTCTCTTTGGGCGTCGTCGGCGAGGCGTACGAGATCGTCGTCCATTCGTCCAAGGGCCCGTTGCGCATCGGCCCCGGAAGCGACGATGCCACGACGACCCTCGCCGCCTGCCTGTCGTCCTTCATTCGATCGCAATGA
- a CDS encoding mechanosensitive ion channel family protein: MGGLPELLESWSFVPIGAVVVLVAYIVNRFAPQSRKLMRRTLALYGVFVLLYGIAVLLTKAGFTTWGPRFQIGADLFEAFTMVALAGFVVFDFLLPRMKVDLVSITSDIILGIAYVVTTIGVAHEAGMDPASVLGASALVSAVVALSLQATLGNILGGVALQLDGSIHVGDAITLENGRSGQVKEIRWRHTVLETKEWDTIIVPNASLLAQNITILGKRENEPLQRRVSVFFHVDFRFPPQRVMRVVEEAITATPIPDVAASPKPSVVCVDLARPGGDSFAYYSARYWLTDLGADESTASQVRARIHAALRRNAIPLARPAQTVFLTTEDNAVEKTARARSRRLDAVRAMELFHGLTEEEQSAVADRLHFTPYAAGETITRQGNTAHWLYLVTQGRVEIRTHADGVSHAVATVDGPDFFGEMALMTGEMRTADIVAVTDVECYRLDRGAFEDILQKRPEVAEGMSQTMARRRVALGASREGLDHATKREREAREQQRILSKIRDFFGLSE; the protein is encoded by the coding sequence ATGGGCGGGCTCCCTGAGCTCCTCGAGAGCTGGTCGTTCGTGCCGATTGGCGCGGTCGTCGTCCTCGTCGCGTACATCGTCAACCGGTTTGCGCCGCAGTCGCGAAAGCTCATGCGGCGCACCTTGGCGCTGTACGGGGTTTTCGTCCTTCTCTACGGCATCGCCGTCCTGCTGACCAAAGCGGGCTTCACCACGTGGGGCCCGCGTTTTCAGATCGGCGCCGACCTGTTCGAAGCGTTCACCATGGTGGCGCTCGCCGGGTTCGTCGTTTTCGACTTTCTCCTGCCGCGGATGAAGGTCGACCTGGTCAGCATCACGTCGGACATCATCCTGGGCATCGCCTACGTGGTGACGACCATCGGCGTGGCGCACGAGGCGGGGATGGATCCGGCCTCGGTGCTGGGCGCCTCGGCGCTCGTGAGCGCCGTGGTCGCGCTTTCGCTGCAGGCCACCCTGGGCAACATTTTGGGCGGCGTCGCGCTGCAGCTCGATGGCTCGATCCACGTGGGCGACGCGATCACGCTCGAGAACGGGCGCTCGGGGCAGGTCAAAGAGATCCGCTGGCGACACACCGTGCTGGAGACGAAGGAGTGGGACACGATCATCGTGCCCAATGCGTCCCTGCTCGCGCAGAACATCACGATCCTCGGCAAGCGCGAGAACGAGCCGCTCCAGCGGCGCGTCTCGGTGTTCTTCCACGTCGATTTTCGCTTTCCCCCGCAGCGGGTGATGCGGGTCGTGGAGGAGGCCATCACCGCGACCCCCATTCCGGACGTGGCGGCGAGCCCGAAGCCGTCCGTCGTCTGCGTCGACCTGGCGCGGCCTGGGGGCGATAGCTTCGCGTACTACTCGGCACGCTACTGGCTCACCGATCTGGGCGCCGACGAGAGCACCGCCTCGCAGGTGCGCGCGCGCATCCATGCGGCGTTGCGCCGCAACGCCATCCCTCTGGCGCGGCCGGCGCAGACGGTCTTTCTCACGACCGAAGACAACGCCGTGGAGAAAACCGCGCGGGCCCGCTCACGGAGGCTCGATGCGGTTCGGGCGATGGAGCTCTTTCACGGGCTCACCGAGGAGGAGCAAAGCGCCGTCGCCGATCGCTTGCATTTTACACCTTATGCCGCGGGCGAGACGATCACGCGGCAGGGCAACACGGCCCATTGGCTCTACCTCGTCACGCAGGGGCGCGTGGAAATCCGCACGCACGCGGATGGCGTCTCGCACGCGGTGGCCACCGTCGACGGGCCGGACTTCTTCGGCGAGATGGCCCTGATGACCGGCGAAATGCGCACGGCCGACATCGTCGCCGTCACCGACGTGGAGTGCTACCGACTCGATCGGGGCGCCTTCGAGGACATTCTGCAGAAGCGACCCGAGGTCGCCGAGGGCATGAGTCAAACCATGGCGCGCCGGCGCGTGGCGCTCGGAGCCTCTCGCGAGGGGCTCGATCACGCGACCAAACGTGAACGCGAAGCCCGGGAGCAACAGCGCATTCTGAGCAAAATCCGCGACTTCTTCGGTCTTTCGGAGTGA